The Methylobacterium sp. PvR107 genome contains a region encoding:
- the mmsA gene encoding multiple monosaccharide ABC transporter ATP-binding protein, with the protein MQPVLEMRGISKTFPGVRALNDVNLSIAPAEIHALVGENGAGKSTLMKVLSGVYPHGSYEGEITYEGQPGRFRDISDSERLGIVIIHQELALVPFLSIAENIFLGNEPGRFGIIDQDRVYARSRELLAMVGLAENPDTLVTHLGVGKQQLVEIAKALSKKVKLLILDEPTASLSETDSEALLQLLLSFKAKGIASILISHKLNEISKVADRITVLRDGTTVETLDCGNGGVDEDRIIRGMVGRTMANRYPVREPRIGDMLMEVEGWTVHHPVHAERAVVRNVSLNLRRGEIVGIAGLMGSGRTELAMSVFGQSYGQGTSGTVRIEGREVDVSTIDKAIAAGIAYVTEDRKQLGLVLGEDITKNTTLANLPGVSTATIIDEDAEHRVANAYRSKMRIRSFGIGQQTVNLSGGNQQKVVLSKWLFTQPKVLILDEPTRGIDVGAKYEIYSIINELAEGGRGVLMISSEMPELLGLCDRIYVMNEGRFVGEFQRAGASQEAIMRAIMRSKDLNG; encoded by the coding sequence ATGCAGCCCGTCCTCGAAATGCGGGGGATCTCCAAGACGTTTCCCGGCGTCAGGGCCCTCAACGACGTCAACCTGAGCATCGCACCGGCCGAGATCCATGCCCTGGTCGGCGAGAACGGCGCCGGCAAGTCGACGCTCATGAAGGTCCTGAGCGGGGTCTACCCGCACGGATCCTACGAGGGCGAGATCACCTACGAGGGGCAGCCCGGCCGGTTCCGCGACATCTCCGACAGCGAGCGCCTGGGCATCGTGATCATCCATCAGGAACTGGCCCTGGTCCCGTTCCTGTCGATCGCCGAAAACATCTTCCTCGGCAACGAGCCCGGCCGCTTCGGCATCATAGACCAGGACCGGGTCTATGCGCGGTCCCGGGAGCTGCTGGCCATGGTCGGCCTTGCGGAGAATCCCGACACCCTCGTCACCCATCTCGGCGTCGGCAAGCAGCAACTCGTCGAGATCGCCAAGGCGCTGTCCAAGAAGGTCAAGCTGCTCATCCTCGACGAGCCGACCGCATCCTTGAGCGAGACGGACAGCGAGGCGCTGCTGCAGCTGCTCCTCAGCTTCAAGGCCAAGGGCATCGCGTCGATCCTGATCTCGCACAAGCTCAACGAGATCTCCAAGGTCGCCGACCGGATCACCGTGCTGCGCGACGGCACCACCGTCGAGACCCTCGACTGCGGGAACGGCGGCGTCGACGAGGACCGGATCATCCGCGGCATGGTCGGCCGCACCATGGCCAACCGCTACCCGGTTCGCGAGCCGCGGATCGGCGACATGCTGATGGAAGTGGAGGGCTGGACGGTCCATCACCCGGTCCATGCGGAGCGGGCGGTCGTGCGCAACGTCAGTCTGAACCTGCGCCGGGGCGAGATCGTCGGGATCGCCGGCCTGATGGGATCCGGCCGGACGGAACTCGCCATGAGCGTCTTCGGCCAGTCCTACGGCCAGGGCACAAGCGGGACGGTCCGCATCGAGGGCCGGGAGGTCGATGTCTCGACGATCGACAAGGCGATCGCGGCGGGCATCGCCTACGTCACCGAGGACCGCAAGCAGCTGGGGCTCGTGCTCGGCGAGGACATCACCAAGAACACCACGCTCGCCAACCTCCCCGGAGTCTCGACGGCCACAATCATCGACGAGGATGCGGAGCACCGCGTCGCGAATGCCTATCGCTCGAAGATGCGGATCCGCTCCTTCGGCATAGGGCAGCAGACCGTGAACCTGTCGGGCGGAAACCAGCAGAAGGTCGTGCTCAGCAAGTGGCTGTTCACCCAGCCCAAGGTGCTGATCCTCGATGAGCCGACACGCGGCATCGATGTCGGCGCCAAGTACGAGATCTACAGCATCATCAACGAACTGGCCGAAGGCGGCCGCGGCGTCCTGATGATCTCGTCCGAGATGCCCGAGCTGCTCGGCCTGTGCGACCGCATCTACGTCATGAACGAGGGGCGGTTCGTGGGTGAGTTCCAGCGCGCCGGGGCCAGCCAGGAAGCGATCATGCGCGCGATCATGCGCTCCAAGGACCTGAACGGATGA
- the mmsB gene encoding multiple monosaccharide ABC transporter permease yields MAQLRDYGLVFALALITLFFEYATGGVLFEPLNLTNLILQNSYVVVMALGMLLVIVAGHIDLSIGSVVGFVGALAALLMVRFGFDPLTASVLCLAVGAAIGGLQGYFVAYLGIPSFIVTLAGMLVFRGLTLALLQGASIGPFPEVFQLLAKGFLANFAGPWTALLIALALSLILIGLNGRRRAARLRNGGQAESWAAFIFRNGMTTIVILAFAYQMSAYRGLPNVLLVMFALVMLYRFVTTRTTIGRRIYALGGNIKAARLSGIKTERLTFLTFANMGALAGLAGMIFAARLNTATPKAGVGFELDVIAACFIGGASAAGGIGKVSGVVIGAFIIGVMNNGMSILGIGIDYQQVIKGIVLLAAVCLDVYNKNNRA; encoded by the coding sequence ATGGCGCAGCTGCGCGATTACGGCCTGGTCTTCGCCCTGGCGCTGATCACCCTGTTCTTCGAGTACGCCACCGGCGGCGTGCTGTTCGAGCCGCTGAACCTGACCAACCTCATCCTGCAGAACAGCTACGTCGTCGTGATGGCGCTGGGGATGCTGCTGGTCATCGTGGCCGGCCATATCGACCTGTCCATCGGCTCGGTGGTCGGCTTCGTGGGGGCGCTCGCGGCGCTCCTGATGGTCCGATTCGGCTTCGACCCGCTCACCGCCAGCGTCCTGTGCCTGGCCGTCGGCGCCGCGATCGGCGGGCTGCAGGGCTACTTCGTCGCCTATCTCGGCATTCCGAGCTTCATCGTCACGCTCGCCGGCATGCTGGTGTTCCGCGGCCTGACGCTGGCCCTGCTGCAGGGCGCCTCGATCGGGCCGTTCCCGGAGGTGTTCCAGCTTCTCGCCAAGGGCTTTCTGGCCAACTTCGCGGGCCCCTGGACCGCGCTGCTCATCGCGCTCGCCCTGTCGCTGATCCTCATCGGCCTGAACGGACGCCGCCGGGCCGCGCGGCTCCGCAACGGCGGACAGGCCGAATCCTGGGCGGCGTTCATCTTCCGCAACGGCATGACCACCATCGTGATCCTCGCCTTCGCGTATCAGATGAGCGCCTATCGCGGCCTGCCCAACGTACTGTTGGTGATGTTCGCACTGGTGATGCTCTACCGCTTCGTCACGACCCGGACGACGATCGGGCGGCGGATCTACGCGCTCGGCGGCAACATCAAGGCCGCACGGCTCTCGGGCATCAAGACCGAGCGGCTCACCTTCCTGACCTTCGCCAATATGGGCGCGCTGGCCGGGCTCGCCGGCATGATCTTCGCCGCCCGTCTCAACACCGCGACACCGAAGGCCGGTGTGGGGTTCGAGCTCGACGTGATCGCGGCCTGCTTCATCGGCGGCGCCTCGGCGGCCGGCGGCATCGGCAAGGTCTCGGGCGTCGTGATCGGCGCGTTCATCATCGGCGTGATGAACAACGGCATGTCGATATTGGGCATCGGCATCGATTACCAGCAGGTGATCAAAGGGATCGTGCTGCTCGCCGCCGTGTGCCTCGACGTCTACAACAAGAACAACCGGGCCTGA
- a CDS encoding polyprenyl synthetase family protein yields the protein MTPTPSTQAPTGSVKTDTQAVAFSHRLAEVAGMVETFLVDRLGPDLVPGEIARPPRLMDAMRHAVLGGGKRLRPFLAIETARMLGGSEPAALAAGAGVELVHCYSLVHDDLPAMDDDDMRRGKPTVHKAYDEATAILVGDALQTLAFEIVADPTWQPDAGIRADLVLGLARASGLGGMVGGQLLDLTAEGRFGAANMDVDDTLRMQAMKTGAILAFSVEAGAIVGGADEGQRAALLRYGVALGQAFQIADDILDREASPEAMGKATGKDKDAGKATLVDRLGIDGARAECDRLVGVCEDAVGSWGEKARILRDAARFTVARKT from the coding sequence ATGACCCCGACCCCCTCAACGCAGGCACCGACCGGTTCGGTCAAGACTGACACGCAGGCCGTCGCGTTTTCCCACAGGCTGGCTGAAGTCGCCGGGATGGTCGAGACCTTCCTGGTCGATCGCCTCGGCCCGGATCTCGTCCCCGGCGAGATCGCCCGGCCACCGCGCCTGATGGACGCCATGCGCCACGCCGTGCTCGGTGGCGGCAAGCGCCTCCGGCCCTTCCTCGCCATCGAGACCGCCCGGATGCTGGGCGGCTCCGAGCCGGCGGCGCTCGCAGCCGGCGCCGGCGTCGAGCTGGTGCATTGCTACAGCCTCGTCCACGACGACCTGCCGGCCATGGACGACGACGACATGCGCCGCGGCAAGCCGACGGTGCACAAGGCCTACGACGAGGCCACGGCCATCTTGGTCGGGGATGCGCTCCAGACGCTCGCCTTCGAGATCGTCGCCGACCCGACCTGGCAGCCGGATGCCGGGATTCGCGCCGACCTCGTGCTCGGCCTCGCCCGGGCCTCGGGCCTGGGCGGCATGGTCGGCGGCCAGCTCCTCGACCTCACCGCCGAGGGCCGGTTCGGCGCGGCCAACATGGATGTGGACGACACCCTGCGGATGCAGGCGATGAAGACCGGCGCGATCCTGGCCTTCTCGGTGGAGGCCGGCGCGATCGTCGGTGGCGCCGACGAGGGTCAGCGGGCTGCCCTCCTGCGCTACGGGGTCGCCCTGGGCCAGGCCTTTCAGATCGCCGACGACATCCTCGATCGCGAGGCCTCGCCGGAAGCCATGGGCAAGGCGACCGGCAAGGACAAGGATGCCGGCAAGGCCACACTGGTCGACCGTCTCGGCATCGACGGGGCCCGGGCCGAGTGCGACCGTCTCGTCGGCGTCTGCGAGGACGCGGTCGGCTCCTGGGGCGAGAAGGCCCGCATCCTGCGGGACGCCGCCCGGTTCACGGTGGCGCGCAAGACCTGA
- the mtgA gene encoding monofunctional biosynthetic peptidoglycan transglycosylase, whose amino-acid sequence MSGNEIAVGGAGRRREAAGRDLPLARPRRSRPVRKIVGALLLLPAIAFIVILTLALVYSALMPPSTLMLGRWLTLQPVSRDAVSLSEIAPVLSQAVIASEDQRFCLDHGVDIGAIREVVEDEDSPSRGASTIAMQTVKNVFLWPGRSYIRKAVEIPLALALDTLWGKRRMMEIYLNVAEWGDGIYGAQAASRHWFNKDASRLTRGEAALLAAVLPNPITRSAGRPSPGVRRRAAQIQALMGQVEGLTSCVRR is encoded by the coding sequence TTGAGCGGGAACGAGATCGCGGTGGGTGGGGCTGGACGCAGGCGGGAGGCGGCGGGTCGTGACCTTCCGCTCGCGCGCCCGCGGCGCTCCCGCCCGGTCCGCAAGATCGTCGGGGCGCTGCTTCTGCTCCCCGCCATCGCGTTCATCGTCATACTGACGCTGGCGCTCGTCTATAGCGCGCTGATGCCGCCGTCGACCCTGATGCTCGGGCGGTGGTTGACGCTTCAGCCTGTCAGCCGCGACGCCGTCAGCCTCTCGGAGATCGCGCCGGTGCTGTCGCAGGCGGTGATTGCCTCGGAGGACCAGCGCTTCTGCCTCGACCACGGCGTCGATATCGGGGCGATCCGCGAGGTGGTCGAGGATGAGGATTCGCCGAGCCGCGGCGCCTCGACGATCGCGATGCAGACCGTCAAGAACGTGTTCCTGTGGCCGGGCCGCTCCTACATCCGCAAGGCGGTCGAGATCCCGCTGGCTCTGGCGCTCGACACGCTCTGGGGCAAGCGCCGCATGATGGAGATCTACCTGAACGTTGCCGAATGGGGCGACGGGATCTACGGCGCGCAGGCCGCCAGCCGCCATTGGTTCAACAAGGATGCGAGCCGGCTGACCCGTGGCGAGGCCGCCCTGCTCGCCGCCGTCCTGCCGAACCCGATCACGCGCAGCGCCGGGCGTCCCTCCCCGGGCGTGCGCCGCCGCGCCGCGCAGATCCAGGCCTTGATGGGTCAGGTGGAGGGCCTCACGAGCTGCGTGCGGCGATGA
- a CDS encoding argininosuccinate synthase, protein MSVPAKSPVKKVVLAYSGGLDTSIILKWLQTTYGCEVVTFTADLGQGEELEPARRKAELLGIKPENIYIEDLREEFVRDYVFPMFRANAVYEGVYLLGTSIARPLIAKKQIEIAERVGADAVCHGATGKGNDQVRFELGYYALKPDVTVIVPWREWDLRSREQLIAFAEQHQIPIAKDKRGESPFSVDANLLHASSEGKVLEDPAVEVPDYVYSRTLSPEEAPDQPTIITIGFERGDAVSIDGEKLSPASLLAKLNQLGHDNGIGRLDLVENRFVGMKSRGMYETPGGTILLPAHRAIESITLDRGAAHLKDQLMPQYAELIYNGFWFSPEREMIQALIDRSQEKVTGTVRLKLYKGGVHVIGRESPHSLYDQDLVTFEEGAVAYDHRDAAGFIKLNALRLRTLAQRKKREG, encoded by the coding sequence ATGTCCGTCCCCGCGAAGAGCCCCGTGAAGAAGGTCGTGCTGGCCTATTCCGGCGGCCTCGACACATCGATCATCCTGAAGTGGCTGCAGACCACCTACGGCTGCGAGGTCGTGACCTTCACGGCCGATCTCGGCCAGGGCGAGGAGCTGGAGCCGGCCCGCCGCAAGGCCGAACTCCTCGGCATCAAGCCCGAGAACATCTACATCGAGGACCTGCGCGAGGAATTCGTCCGCGACTACGTCTTCCCGATGTTCCGGGCGAACGCCGTCTACGAGGGCGTCTACCTGCTCGGCACCTCGATCGCGCGGCCGCTGATCGCCAAGAAGCAGATCGAGATCGCAGAACGCGTCGGCGCCGACGCGGTCTGCCACGGTGCCACCGGCAAGGGCAACGACCAGGTCCGGTTCGAGCTCGGCTATTACGCGCTCAAGCCCGACGTGACGGTGATCGTGCCGTGGCGCGAGTGGGACCTGCGCTCGCGCGAGCAGCTCATCGCCTTCGCCGAGCAGCACCAGATCCCGATCGCCAAGGACAAGCGCGGCGAGAGCCCGTTCTCGGTGGACGCCAACCTTCTGCACGCCTCCTCGGAGGGCAAGGTGCTGGAGGATCCGGCCGTCGAGGTGCCGGATTACGTCTACTCGCGCACGCTCTCCCCCGAGGAGGCGCCGGACCAGCCGACGATCATCACGATCGGCTTCGAGCGCGGCGACGCGGTGTCGATCGACGGAGAGAAGCTGTCGCCCGCGAGCCTCTTGGCCAAGCTCAATCAGCTCGGCCATGACAACGGCATCGGCCGGCTCGACCTCGTGGAGAACCGCTTCGTCGGCATGAAGAGCCGCGGCATGTACGAGACGCCCGGCGGAACGATCCTGCTGCCGGCCCACCGGGCCATCGAGTCGATCACGCTCGACCGCGGGGCCGCGCACCTGAAGGATCAGCTGATGCCGCAATACGCGGAGCTGATCTACAACGGCTTCTGGTTCTCGCCGGAGCGCGAGATGATCCAGGCGCTGATCGACAGGAGCCAGGAGAAGGTCACCGGCACGGTACGGCTGAAGCTGTACAAGGGCGGCGTCCACGTGATCGGCCGCGAGAGCCCGCACTCGCTCTACGACCAGGACCTCGTGACCTTCGAGGAGGGCGCCGTCGCCTACGACCACCGCGACGCGGCGGGGTTCATCAAGCTCAACGCCCTGCGCCTGCGTACCCTGGCGCAGCGCAAGAAGCGCGAAGGCTGA